A region of Gadus morhua chromosome 18, gadMor3.0, whole genome shotgun sequence DNA encodes the following proteins:
- the ndr2 gene encoding nodal-related 2, with amino-acid sequence MHSLGALGALLHASFLVLLVQGIHKTRDNAYKRSLHRFPAVDRTTGFHLPIYMVHLYRNFRSNLSRPMDTMEQTAVKQADTVKSVMAKNVTYRHRRWMATFNLHTLVAEKQIQAAELRIRLPRSERVTNISVDIYHQQDRPCQPGRACHRPQLVGSLTAAAVISSSQSWKVFNVTAPLLRWLQENQPSRGRRKGGPAKKWRKRKAETRGGPPSTPLPPNPAPPGGPKRELGMSDRALLVVFSHTGLDEGSKAKASLLHTAEQSRFWSPAENRKAEGRKRKRSKRGQREHVARAPPGSSRAGGDKSLCRRVDLQVDFNQIGWGSWIIFPKRYNAYRCEGDCPSPLGEDLNPTNHAYMQSLLKHFHPDRVVSPCCAPTKMSPLSMLYYENGEMLLRHHEDMIVDECGCQ; translated from the exons ATGCACTCACTCGGAGCTCTAGGTGCGCTGCTGCACGCATCTTTCCTTGTGTTACTGGTTCAGGGGATTCATAAGACGAGAGATAACGCGTACAAGAGGTCGTTGCATCGTTTTCCCGCGGTGGACCGCACAACTGGATTTCACCTGCCGATCTATATGGTTCACCTCTACCGGAATTTCAGATCCAATTTATCTCGACCCATGGATACTATGGAGCAGACAGCAGTTAAGCAGGCGGATACTGTGAAGAGTGTGATGGCGAAAA ATGTGACCTACAGACATAGACGCTGGATGGCGACCTTTAACCTCCACACGCTGGTGGCCGAGAAGCAGATCCAGGCGGCCGAGCTGCGGATCAGACTCCCGCGCTCCGAGCGCGTGACCAACATCTCCGTGGACATCTACCACCAGCAGGACCGGCCCTGCCAGCCGGGCCGGGCCTGCCACCGGCCCCAGCTGGTGGGCTCGctcacggcggcggcggtgatCAGCTCGTCCCAGAGCTGGAAGGTGTTCAACGTGACCGCCCCCTTGCTGCGGTGGCTCCAGGAGAACCAGCCGTCCAGGGGCCGACGCAAAGGTGGCCCCGCCAAgaagtggaggaagaggaaagcgGAGACGAGGGGAGGCCCGCCGTCGACTCCTCTGCCTcccaaccccgccccccccgggggTCCCAAGAGGGAGCTGGGGATGAGCGACCGCGCCCTTCTGGTGGTCTTCTCTCACACGGGCCTGGACGAGGGCTCCAAGGCCAAGGCCAGCCTCCTGCACACGGCCGAGCAGTCCAGGTTCTGGTCCCCCGCCGAGAACAGGAAGGCCGAGGGCCGCAAGAGGAAGCGCAGCAAGCGGGGTCAGAGGGAGCACGTGGCCAGGGCCCCCCCGGGGTCCAGCAGGGCGGGCGGGGACAAGTCGCTCTGTCGAAGGGTCGACCTGCAAGTGGACTTCAACCAAATCGGCTGGGGCTCGTGGATCATCTTCCCCAAGAGATATAACGCGTATCGGTGCGAGGGGGACTGTCCCAGCCCTCTTGGGGAGGACCTGAACCCCACCAACCACGCGTACATGCAG AGTCTACTGAAACACTTCCATCCGGACCGCGTGGTTTCGCCCTGCTGCGCTCCGACCAAGATGAGCCCTCTCAGTATGCTCTACTACGAGAACGGAGAGATGCTCCTTAGACACCACGAAGACATGATTGTGGACGAGTGTGGCTGTCAATAA
- the sar1aa gene encoding GTP-binding protein SAR1b — translation MSFLFDWIYRGFSGVLQFLGLYKKSGKMVFLGLDNAGKTTLLNVLKDGRLAQHVPTWHPTSEELTIAGMTFTTFDLGGHEQARRLWSNYLLAINAVVFIVDCAAHDRLGESKIELDALLQNENISNVPFLVLGNKIDRPEAISEGALRGTFGIDNQVTGKGSVSAEQLHGRPLEVFMCSVQEKQGYGEGFRWLSQYMD, via the exons ATGTCTTTCTTATTTGACTGGATCTACAGAGGGTTTAGTGGTGTTTTACAGTTTCTAG GCCTTTACAAAAAGAGTGGTAAGATGGTATTCCTGGGCCTGGACAACGCTGGTAAAACAACACTTCTAAACGTGCTGAAAGATGGTCGACTTGCACAACACGTGCCCACGTGGCATCCGA CCTCTGAGGAGCTAACCATCGCTGGCATGACATTTACCACGTTTGATTTGGGAGGTCACGAACAAG CCAGAAGACTCTGGAGTAACTACCTGCTGGCGATCAACGCTGTGGTCTTCATAGTGGACTGCGCCGCTCATGACCGGCTTGGGGAATCCAAGATAGAGCTGGAc GCTCTGCTACAGAATGAGAACATCAGCAATGTGCCGTTTCTGGTGCTGGGGAACAAAATCGACCGTCCAGAGGCTATCAGCGAGGGGGCACTCAGGGGAACGTTTGGGATCGACAACCAGGTCACAGGAAAG GGCAGCGTCTCGGCGGAGCAGCTGCACGGCCGGCCGCTGGAGGTGTTCATGTGCAGCGTGCAGGAGAAGCAGGGCTACGGAGAGGGCTTCCGCTGGCTGTCGCAGTACATGGACTGA
- the ppa1a gene encoding inorganic pyrophosphatase 2, mitochondrial produces MSYSIEQRGRPNTPDYRVYFKNSEGKYISPFHDIPIYADEAQNIFHAVVEIPRWTNAKMEIATKDALNPLIQDTKKGNLRYVANVFPHKGYIWNYGAIPQTWEDPGHKDGDTGCCGDNDPIDICDIGNKVCTRGEVIKIKVLGTLALIDEGETDWKVIVINTEDPEAAEFNNIDDVRRLKPGYLEATFDWFKRYKVPDGKPENHFAFNGEFKDRDFAIETVKSTHEFWKALVGKKTDAGGLNCMNTCVLDSPFQCSSGDAKATVDAAAAFGAEECIPNAVDKSFFYEK; encoded by the exons ATGAGCTATTCTATCGAGCAGAGGGGCAGGCCAAATACCCCGGACTACAGGGTGTACTTCA AAAACTCTGAGGGAAAGTATATTTCTCCATTCCACGACATACCGATCTACGCCGATGAAGCACAG AATATTTTCCATGCTGTGGTGGAGATTCCAAGGTGGACAAATGCAAAAATGGAG ATTGCCACCAAAGACGCCCTCAACCCACTGATACAGGACACCAAGAAGGGCAATCTACGTTATGTAGCCAACGTGTTTCCTCACAAGGGGTACATCTGGAACTACGGAGCCATCCCACAG ACATGGGAGGACCCTGGACACAAGGACGGTGACACGGGATGCTGTGGCGATAACGACCCCATTGATATTTGTGACATAGGCAATAAG GTTTGCACACGAGGCGAGGTCATCAAAATCAAGGTGCTAGGCACCCTGGCTCTGATCGACGAAGGGGAGACTGACTGGAAGGTCATCGTGATCAATACAGAGGACCCAGAAGCGGCAGAATTTAACA ATATTGATGACGTCAGAAGACTGAAGCCGGGCTACCTTGAGGCCACTTTCGATTGGTTCAAGAGATACAAAGTCCCGGATGGAAAACCTGAAAACCACTTTGCATTCAATGGAGAATTTAAAGACAGG GACTTTGCCATTGAGACCGTGAAAAGTACTCATGAGTTCTGGAAGGCGCTCGTTGGCAAGAAAACTGATGCTGGTGGATTAAATTG CATGAACACCTGTGTCTTGGACAGTCCCTTCCAGTGCTCCAGCGGCGATGCCAAGGCCACAGTGGACGCA GCTGCTGCTTTTGGAGCAGAGGAATGCATTCcaaatgcag TTGACAAGAGCTTTTTCTATGAGAAGTAA
- the lrrc20 gene encoding leucine-rich repeat-containing protein 20, with translation MAEAVANVARRVNETVEEGKDCLDLSNCKLINFPDGVFKILKSVIENIHAVTLADNVMKVISSKFFGSFTHLHELDLHCNVLTKLPDAVADVEHLKVINLANNKFSVFPEKLLEITTLETINLEGNSITEIPVERLSAMPALKWINVKSNPLDKDTLTALQTPHQFEILFTVDA, from the exons ATGGCTGAGGCAGTCGCAAATGTGGCCCGAAGAGTTAATGAAACAGTAGAGGAAGGAAAGGATTGTTTAG ACCTGTCAAACTGCAAGTTAATAAATTTCCCAGACGGTGTATTCAAGATCCTTAAAAGCGTTATCGAAAACATTCATGCTGTAACATTGGCTGACAACGTGATGAAGGTCATCTCCAGCAAATTCTTTGGCTCCTTTACCCATCTACACG AGTTGGATCTGCATTGCAATGTTCTCACCAAACTGCCCGACGCTGTGGCCGACGTGGAGCACTTGAAGGTCATCAATCTGGCCAATAACAAGTTCTCCGTGTTCCCGGAGAAGCTCTTAGAAATAACCACCCTGGAGACCATTAACCTGGAGGGGAATAGCATCACAG AGATCCCAGTGGAGAGGCTTTCCGCCATGCCTGCACTGAAGTGGATAAACGTCAAGTCGAATCCTTTGGACAAAGACACTCTGACTGCTCTGCAAACTCCCCACCAATTTGAAATTCTGTTTACAGTCGATGCTTGA